In Opitutaceae bacterium TAV5, one genomic interval encodes:
- a CDS encoding LuxR family transcriptional regulator → MAELDECLIGVLHSTFRSGVTLHESFSNDLSVYSTEALRSEIAIPRDYQIYIPDSPLAGRFTTSEVTHLRGHVSRTRLEKTAFYNELFRPLALVDQATILIPWNGGVTCYTLNAGHLFTADEIRTLSFLRQHVQAALHRVSADARQLLHPGSGNPWIELTPAGRPAGVAPEQAALLRAYFPSRAPASSISMLPPPVENWLTGCARKLADRNWSTPLPALFADAPRGRLRLRFYPARRAGGGAAIRLQESPAAVDLMRLGRRAGLSAREAEILHWLGLGKRNAEIGTILGVAPKTVGKHVEHILRKLGATNRISAVRQLVSSCGGRHG, encoded by the coding sequence ATGGCGGAACTCGATGAATGCCTGATCGGCGTCCTCCACTCGACTTTCCGTTCGGGCGTTACCCTGCATGAATCCTTCAGCAACGATCTCTCCGTGTATTCGACCGAGGCGTTGCGCAGCGAAATTGCCATCCCGCGCGACTATCAGATCTACATTCCCGACAGTCCGCTCGCCGGCCGGTTCACCACGAGTGAGGTCACGCACCTGCGCGGGCACGTTTCCCGGACCAGGCTCGAAAAGACGGCCTTTTACAACGAGCTCTTCCGCCCGCTGGCGCTGGTGGATCAGGCGACGATCCTCATTCCGTGGAACGGAGGCGTGACCTGCTACACCCTCAATGCGGGCCATCTCTTTACCGCTGACGAGATCCGGACGCTTTCCTTTTTGCGCCAGCATGTGCAGGCGGCCTTGCACCGGGTGTCCGCCGACGCCCGCCAGTTGCTGCATCCGGGGTCCGGCAACCCCTGGATCGAACTGACACCCGCCGGCCGGCCGGCCGGCGTCGCGCCGGAACAGGCCGCCCTGCTGCGGGCGTATTTTCCGTCACGTGCTCCCGCTTCGTCGATTTCGATGCTTCCGCCTCCGGTCGAAAACTGGCTGACGGGCTGCGCGCGCAAACTGGCCGACCGGAACTGGAGCACGCCCCTGCCGGCGCTCTTCGCCGACGCTCCGCGAGGGCGTTTGCGGCTGCGGTTTTATCCGGCGCGGCGAGCGGGTGGAGGCGCGGCCATCCGCCTGCAGGAGTCACCGGCCGCGGTCGACCTCATGAGGCTGGGGAGACGCGCGGGCCTCTCGGCTCGCGAGGCGGAGATCCTGCACTGGCTCGGCCTCGGCAAGCGGAATGCCGAAATCGGCACGATCCTCGGTGTGGCGCCGAAAACGGTCGGGAAGCACGTCGAGCACATCCTGCGCAAGCTCGGCGCGACAAACCGGATTTCGGCAGTCCGGCAACTGGTCTCGTCCTGTGGCGGGCGGCACGGGTGA
- a CDS encoding GCN5 family acetyltransferase — MSITRIPLHAAARDLLLLADPSPESIAAYPPDSLVFCHAENGEQTAVAVLRPESGGGGDFELLAIAVRPDRQTRGVGSRLLRHALDHCRAAGASCVTVGTGNSSLGPLAFYQKHGFRITGVIPDHFAGYRPPIFENGIRCLDLIRLTCRFE; from the coding sequence ATGAGCATTACCCGCATCCCTCTTCACGCAGCCGCGCGTGATCTGCTCCTGCTCGCCGACCCGTCGCCGGAAAGCATCGCGGCGTACCCGCCCGACAGCCTCGTTTTCTGCCATGCCGAAAACGGTGAACAAACCGCTGTCGCGGTCTTGCGACCGGAATCCGGCGGCGGCGGCGACTTTGAGTTGCTCGCCATCGCCGTCCGTCCCGACCGGCAAACCCGCGGCGTCGGCAGCCGGCTGTTGCGACACGCGCTCGACCACTGCCGTGCTGCCGGCGCTTCGTGCGTCACGGTCGGCACCGGCAATTCCAGCCTCGGTCCCCTCGCCTTTTACCAGAAACATGGCTTCCGCATCACCGGAGTCATCCCGGATCATTTCGCCGGCTACCGGCCGCCGATTTTCGAAAACGGCATCCGCTGCCTCGACCTGATCCGGCTCACCTGCCGGTTTGAATAA